A region of bacterium DNA encodes the following proteins:
- a CDS encoding SpoIVB peptidase S55 domain-containing protein, which translates to MTRQPARGAARVDSMAAGTRAAAVLVAVSVLGLGMIATPGVAAPAIMPAHAIAVGMTGVGKTVIIGTSVVPFNVRVLGILHNAGPAGDLVLFRASGPAIQSVGGIAAGMSGSPIYLEGKLAGALSYTFQASDPTVGLFTPIEDMLRVLPAPAQSSVGFTVGGRLAAATSVPRVYALAPTRLAGRIVRRVVVPAAGGAAAAARGARPFLRDTLVAVPAETPLFVSGIGGAGLQALANVLAPMGLTPVAGGSEANVPASLPLEPGSAIGVALLKGDIAAYAIGTMTYRDGNRILAFGHPFTGIGPAGYLLMNAKIFQVVQGQQQNIKIGAVGAPVGIVSQDRPAGIGGTIGVLPRMFGVRVHVIDADSGADHTYNFQVIPNTEIAPIVVQVGSQGAIERALNRSGQGTAMVRLALYGRGLSKPVVRENMFYGSSGIAGRALAELPQAMNLLFDNDFKDVGPTSIDLDVRVTSAQETASIVEATGPHDPVAPGDTVHVRVTVRPFRAAPQTQDVALTIPANAVAGPTTIVVRAGGGAPAGAAAAPPGPPNAGVRTLADAVKAFETGDKNTDVVVELMGGLPPRTDSAGAAPARPSAQWTTPWVVRGRVQLPIVIAKGGTH; encoded by the coding sequence GTGACGAGACAGCCGGCCAGAGGGGCCGCCCGCGTTGATTCCATGGCCGCCGGGACGCGCGCCGCGGCCGTGCTCGTTGCCGTATCCGTGCTTGGGCTCGGGATGATCGCCACGCCGGGCGTGGCGGCGCCCGCCATCATGCCGGCGCACGCGATCGCGGTCGGCATGACGGGCGTCGGGAAGACCGTCATCATCGGGACGTCCGTCGTCCCGTTCAACGTCCGGGTACTGGGGATATTGCACAACGCGGGTCCCGCGGGCGACCTCGTATTGTTTCGGGCGTCGGGCCCGGCGATTCAGAGCGTCGGTGGAATCGCCGCGGGCATGAGCGGCAGTCCCATTTACCTCGAAGGCAAACTTGCGGGCGCCCTCTCGTATACGTTCCAGGCGTCCGACCCAACCGTCGGGCTGTTCACCCCGATCGAAGACATGCTGCGCGTCCTGCCGGCACCGGCCCAGTCGAGCGTTGGCTTCACGGTTGGCGGCCGGCTCGCGGCCGCCACATCCGTGCCGCGCGTCTACGCGCTGGCTCCCACGCGCCTCGCCGGGCGCATCGTCCGCCGCGTGGTCGTCCCAGCCGCGGGCGGCGCCGCGGCGGCGGCGCGGGGCGCGCGCCCGTTCCTCCGCGACACGCTCGTCGCGGTTCCCGCGGAGACGCCGCTGTTCGTGTCGGGCATCGGCGGCGCGGGCCTTCAGGCCCTGGCGAACGTCCTCGCGCCGATGGGGCTCACGCCGGTCGCCGGCGGATCGGAGGCGAACGTTCCCGCATCCCTGCCGCTCGAGCCGGGCAGCGCCATCGGCGTCGCGCTGCTGAAGGGCGACATCGCGGCCTACGCCATCGGCACCATGACGTACCGGGACGGCAACCGGATCCTCGCGTTCGGGCATCCGTTCACCGGCATCGGGCCCGCCGGCTACCTTCTCATGAACGCGAAGATCTTTCAGGTCGTGCAGGGGCAGCAGCAGAACATCAAGATCGGCGCCGTCGGCGCGCCGGTCGGCATCGTATCGCAGGACCGACCGGCCGGGATCGGCGGCACGATCGGCGTCCTGCCGCGCATGTTTGGGGTCCGCGTCCACGTGATCGACGCGGACAGCGGCGCCGATCACACCTACAATTTCCAGGTGATTCCGAACACGGAAATCGCGCCGATCGTGGTCCAGGTCGGCTCGCAGGGCGCCATCGAGCGCGCCCTGAACCGCAGCGGGCAGGGCACCGCGATGGTGCGCCTGGCGCTCTACGGGCGCGGACTGTCGAAGCCGGTCGTCCGCGAGAACATGTTCTACGGCTCGAGCGGGATCGCCGGGCGCGCGCTCGCCGAGCTGCCGCAGGCGATGAACCTGCTGTTCGACAACGACTTCAAGGACGTCGGCCCGACGTCGATCGATCTGGACGTCCGCGTGACATCCGCGCAGGAGACGGCGTCGATCGTCGAGGCGACCGGACCGCACGACCCGGTGGCCCCCGGTGACACGGTGCATGTCCGCGTCACGGTCCGTCCGTTCCGCGCCGCGCCGCAGACGCAGGACGTCGCGCTGACCATTCCGGCGAACGCGGTCGCGGGGCCGACGACGATCGTCGTCCGGGCGGGCGGCGGAGCGCCGGCCGGCGCGGCCGCCGCTCCGCCCGGCCCCCCGAACGCCGGTGTGCGCACGCTGGCCGACGCCGTCAAGGCTTTTGAGACCGGCGACAAGAATACCGACGTCGTCGTCGAGTTGATGGGCGGGCTGCCGCCGCGGACGGACAGCGCCGGCGCAGCGCCGGCGAGACCGTCGGCGCAGTGGACGACGCCGTGGGTCGTGCGCGGCCGGGTTCAGCTTCCCATCGTGATCGCCAAGGGAGGGACGCACTGA
- a CDS encoding ribose-phosphate pyrophosphokinase: MADPQIRIFSGTSNPELARGIGAYLGLPVGAMHVFRFADGEIGVRIEESVRGLDVFAVQSTCPPANETLMELLIIIDALRRASAARVTAVIPYFGYARQDRKIKPREPISAKLVANLLTTAGADRILTVDLHTGQLWGFFDIPLDHLPARMILGDYFKSLALEHPVIVSPDIGGVKRAREFAQYLGAPLAIIDKRRDRPNQVAEIVHVIGKVYRRTAILVDDIIDTGGTLALAAEALMKRGVRSVYACCTHAILSPPAMARIQRSPIEQLVVTDSIPVPAEKRTSKLAVISVAGLIGEAVQRVHAEQSVSELFGAPRVMQTATEGE, from the coding sequence ATGGCCGACCCGCAGATCCGGATCTTCAGCGGCACGAGTAATCCGGAGCTCGCCCGGGGGATCGGGGCCTACCTCGGTCTGCCGGTCGGCGCGATGCACGTCTTCCGGTTCGCCGACGGGGAGATCGGCGTGCGGATCGAGGAGAGCGTGCGCGGCCTCGACGTCTTCGCCGTCCAGTCGACCTGTCCGCCGGCAAACGAGACGCTCATGGAGCTGCTGATCATCATCGACGCGCTCCGGCGGGCCAGCGCCGCGCGCGTGACGGCGGTGATCCCGTACTTCGGGTACGCGCGCCAGGACCGCAAGATCAAGCCCCGCGAGCCGATCTCCGCGAAGCTGGTCGCCAACCTGCTGACGACGGCCGGGGCGGACCGCATCCTCACGGTTGATCTCCACACCGGCCAGTTGTGGGGGTTCTTCGACATCCCGCTCGACCATCTGCCGGCGCGGATGATCCTCGGCGACTACTTCAAGTCGCTCGCGCTCGAGCATCCCGTCATCGTGTCGCCGGACATCGGCGGCGTCAAGCGGGCCCGCGAGTTCGCGCAGTACCTCGGGGCGCCGCTTGCGATCATCGACAAGCGCCGCGACCGGCCGAACCAAGTCGCGGAGATCGTGCATGTGATCGGCAAAGTGTACCGCCGGACGGCGATCTTGGTCGACGACATCATCGACACCGGCGGCACGCTGGCCCTCGCGGCCGAGGCGCTCATGAAGCGCGGCGTCCGGTCGGTATACGCGTGCTGCACGCACGCGATCCTGTCCCCGCCGGCGATGGCCCGCATCCAGCGGTCGCCGATCGAGCAGCTCGTGGTCACCGACAGCATCCCCGTGCCCGCGGAAAAGCGGACGTCCAAGCTCGCGGTCATCTCGGTGGCCGGGTTGATCGGCGAGGCCGTCCAGCGCGTCCACGCCGAGCAGTCGGTGAGCGAGTTGTTCGGCGCCCCCCGCGTGATGCAGACCGCCACCGAGGGCGAGTAG
- the wecB gene encoding UDP-N-acetylglucosamine 2-epimerase (non-hydrolyzing) produces the protein MSGAGRPSARRTVLAVFGTRPDAVKMAPVVRALAAVPSEFKPVVVVTAQHRHMLDQVLEVFDLHPDYDLDIMTEQQSLVDISVRTLARLDELLPAIAPDLLVVQGDAAPCFLGSLAAFYRRIPVAHVEAGLRTDDKYQPFPEEMYRRMASVLADLHFAPTAAARANLEREGVPRSRITVTGNTVIDALLEVARREAPPAEPRLREALARPGRRLLMTTHRRENWGEPQRRIFSAVRRLLDEFGDLSLIFPVHLNPTVSRPAHEILGGHPRAYLFAPFDYPTTVAVMKAAALILTDSGGIQEEAPALGRPVLVLRETTERPEGVTAGTARLVGTGEADILAAARELLTDADAYARMSRARNPYGDGRAAERIVGVLRHHFGFERNLPDEFRV, from the coding sequence GTGAGCGGAGCGGGCCGGCCGTCCGCCCGCCGGACGGTGCTCGCGGTCTTCGGTACGCGTCCCGACGCGGTGAAGATGGCGCCGGTGGTTCGCGCCCTCGCCGCCGTCCCGTCCGAGTTCAAACCGGTCGTCGTCGTCACCGCCCAGCACCGGCACATGCTCGATCAGGTGCTGGAGGTGTTCGACCTCCACCCCGACTACGATCTCGACATCATGACCGAGCAGCAGTCGCTCGTCGACATCTCCGTGCGCACGCTCGCCCGGCTCGACGAGCTGCTGCCGGCGATCGCGCCCGACCTGCTCGTCGTGCAGGGAGACGCGGCGCCGTGCTTCCTCGGCTCGCTCGCCGCGTTCTACCGCCGGATTCCCGTCGCCCACGTCGAGGCGGGGCTCAGGACGGACGACAAGTACCAGCCGTTTCCCGAGGAGATGTACCGGCGGATGGCGTCGGTCCTCGCGGATCTGCATTTCGCCCCGACCGCCGCGGCGCGCGCGAACTTGGAGCGGGAGGGGGTGCCGCGGTCGCGGATCACCGTCACCGGCAACACGGTGATCGACGCGCTGCTCGAGGTCGCGCGCCGCGAGGCCCCGCCGGCGGAGCCGCGGCTGCGCGAGGCGCTGGCGCGCCCGGGCCGCCGTCTCCTCATGACGACCCACCGTCGCGAGAACTGGGGCGAGCCGCAGCGCCGCATCTTCAGCGCGGTGCGCCGCCTCCTCGACGAGTTCGGCGACCTCTCGCTGATCTTTCCGGTCCACCTCAACCCGACTGTCTCGCGGCCGGCGCACGAGATCCTCGGCGGCCATCCGCGCGCGTACCTGTTCGCGCCGTTCGACTACCCGACGACGGTGGCGGTGATGAAGGCGGCCGCGCTGATCCTGACGGACTCCGGCGGCATTCAAGAGGAGGCCCCGGCGCTCGGCCGGCCGGTCCTCGTGCTGCGCGAGACGACCGAGCGGCCGGAGGGTGTGACCGCGGGCACGGCCCGGCTGGTCGGCACCGGCGAGGCGGATATTCTCGCCGCGGCGCGCGAGCTGCTCACCGACGCGGACGCGTACGCCCGGATGAGCCGGGCGCGGAATCCGTACGGCGACGGCCGCGCGGCCGAGCGCATCGTCGGCGTGCTGCGGCACCACTTCGGATTCGAGCGGAACTTACCAGACGAATTCCGCGTTTGA
- a CDS encoding MraY family glycosyltransferase — MTIYPFLVAGAFGLVIAYLLTPVVGWLATQMGVLDRPGGRHIHRAPVPRLGGLAIYLAFVAAVLVGLPVERPIHVAFESQRITIVVPYLPAIDRPIVALLLGATVITLVGAFDDIRGTRPLVKLIGQIAAAAVLLPFGVGMDVLTNPLGGMFFVGPLGAIVTVVWIVALCNVMNLIDGVDGLASGIAAIAGTTLLVASYHRGDVGTAILAAALAGGALGFIPYNFNPARIFLGDTGSMLLGYLLGALSVLGTYKSYTALSLLVALAALGVPVTDTAFAIVRRWRNHRPIFEADTQHLHHRLLARGLTPRQTTAVLYLVTGILSAGALMVTGVGRFPIIAILGLLLALLALGARRTGLLVPSPAAATAGSTAADLQPAAGPPVSPPLAPAGPVAPAAGDHVIEAGSNEQ, encoded by the coding sequence GTGACGATCTACCCGTTCCTCGTGGCCGGCGCCTTCGGCCTCGTCATCGCGTACCTGCTCACGCCCGTCGTCGGCTGGCTCGCGACGCAGATGGGCGTCCTCGACCGGCCGGGCGGCCGCCACATCCACCGCGCGCCGGTGCCCCGGCTCGGCGGGCTCGCCATCTACCTGGCCTTTGTCGCGGCGGTGCTCGTCGGGCTGCCGGTCGAACGGCCGATTCACGTCGCGTTCGAGTCCCAGCGCATCACGATCGTCGTGCCGTACCTGCCGGCGATCGACCGGCCCATCGTCGCGCTGCTGCTTGGGGCGACCGTGATCACGCTGGTCGGCGCGTTCGACGACATCCGCGGGACGCGACCGCTGGTCAAGCTCATCGGCCAGATCGCCGCGGCCGCCGTCCTGCTGCCGTTCGGGGTCGGCATGGACGTGCTGACGAACCCGCTCGGCGGCATGTTCTTCGTCGGCCCGCTCGGCGCGATCGTGACCGTGGTGTGGATCGTGGCGCTGTGCAACGTGATGAACCTGATCGACGGCGTGGACGGCCTCGCGTCCGGGATCGCCGCGATCGCCGGCACCACGCTGCTCGTCGCGTCCTACCATCGCGGCGACGTCGGGACGGCGATCCTCGCCGCGGCGCTCGCCGGCGGCGCCTTGGGGTTCATCCCGTACAACTTCAACCCCGCGCGGATCTTCCTCGGCGATACGGGGTCGATGCTGCTCGGCTATCTGCTCGGCGCGCTGTCCGTGCTCGGCACCTACAAGAGCTACACCGCGCTGTCCCTCCTCGTCGCGCTCGCCGCGCTCGGGGTTCCGGTCACGGACACGGCCTTCGCGATCGTGCGGCGGTGGCGCAACCACCGGCCGATCTTCGAGGCGGATACGCAGCACCTGCATCACCGGCTGCTCGCGCGCGGACTGACGCCCCGCCAGACGACGGCGGTGCTCTACCTCGTCACCGGAATTCTGAGCGCGGGCGCGCTCATGGTGACCGGCGTCGGACGGTTCCCGATCATCGCGATCCTCGGCCTCCTGCTGGCGCTGCTGGCGCTCGGCGCGCGGAGGACGGGACTGCTTGTCCCGTCGCCCGCGGCCGCGACGGCGGGATCCACCGCCGCGGATCTGCAGCCGGCGGCGGGCCCGCCGGTCTCCCCGCCGCTCGCTCCCGCCGGGCCGGTGGCTCCGGCGGCCGGCGACCATGTCATCGAAGCCGGCAGCAACGAGCAGTGA
- a CDS encoding SpoIVB peptidase S55 domain-containing protein, which yields MMRAVAAMVAVGMSLVTAGLPPAGADPQAVLPLSAVHAGMRGYGLTVVHGTAIQRFDINVLGVLKGEGDTYTDLILFRAGGPLITGAGGTASGMSGSPIYLNGRLAGALSYGYHFPGPDADLSLATPIEQMLKTLAAPVPAPQTLWPREYRSDAPIATSFGPLRRVIVVGSTAAAAAYNAHAAPGTAAVAPAMVPMTAAGVTPGGMRVLERALRRFNLVPRQGYSGGRNFTAPPMEPGASLGVELVRGDVEVGAIGTATYRRGNMVLGFGHPLMNAGAASLFMTSAWIDTIVRSLDFPFKEGSFGPATGTLTQDRTTGIAGVLGRFPRAFAIRVNTRDLDTGAAHSFGAQVVRRQDLAESLVPSAVLSLIQRGLDRVAGGSAAVRISLRARNLKSPVVREDLAYDVGDIATAAALDIPAATQLLFTNFFSELDPVDMTVDVAVTTKTNMALLVGARPNLRTVHPGDRVQIEVRVRPFGGEQAETRTVTFTVPKDFPEGAAFLLVGTAGSLNDSSLPADKFQALVAAESTPSGAESLQAAIDQFENEGKNTDLIIQLVPEAVLTAVGANANPSFESPAGTTLETDWVVLGKYQIPMTVKGSVP from the coding sequence ATGATGCGTGCGGTGGCGGCGATGGTCGCGGTCGGCATGAGCCTGGTGACGGCCGGGCTGCCGCCGGCCGGCGCGGATCCGCAGGCCGTGCTGCCGCTCTCCGCCGTCCACGCCGGGATGCGGGGGTACGGGCTCACCGTCGTCCACGGCACGGCCATTCAACGGTTCGACATCAACGTGCTCGGCGTGCTGAAGGGCGAAGGCGACACGTACACGGACCTGATCTTGTTCCGCGCGGGCGGCCCGTTGATCACGGGGGCGGGCGGCACCGCGTCCGGGATGAGCGGCAGCCCGATCTACCTCAACGGGCGTCTCGCCGGCGCGCTCTCGTACGGCTACCACTTTCCCGGCCCCGACGCGGACCTGAGCCTCGCGACCCCGATCGAGCAGATGCTCAAGACGCTGGCGGCGCCGGTCCCGGCTCCGCAGACGTTATGGCCGCGCGAGTACCGGAGCGACGCGCCGATCGCGACATCGTTCGGTCCGCTCCGCCGCGTCATCGTCGTCGGATCGACCGCCGCCGCGGCGGCCTACAACGCGCACGCCGCGCCGGGGACCGCGGCGGTGGCCCCGGCGATGGTGCCGATGACCGCCGCCGGCGTGACGCCCGGCGGCATGCGGGTACTCGAGCGCGCGCTGCGGCGGTTCAACCTCGTGCCGCGCCAAGGCTACTCCGGGGGCCGGAACTTCACCGCGCCGCCGATGGAGCCTGGGGCGTCCCTGGGCGTCGAGCTCGTGCGCGGCGACGTGGAAGTCGGCGCGATCGGCACGGCGACGTACCGGCGCGGCAACATGGTGCTCGGCTTCGGCCATCCGCTCATGAACGCCGGCGCCGCCTCCCTGTTCATGACAAGCGCCTGGATCGACACGATCGTGCGCTCCCTGGACTTTCCATTTAAAGAGGGTAGTTTTGGGCCGGCGACCGGCACGCTGACGCAGGACCGGACGACCGGGATCGCCGGGGTGCTCGGGCGCTTCCCGCGGGCGTTTGCGATCCGGGTCAATACCCGCGACCTCGACACCGGTGCCGCGCACTCGTTCGGCGCGCAGGTCGTGCGGCGCCAGGACTTGGCCGAGAGCCTCGTGCCGAGCGCCGTGCTGAGCCTCATCCAGCGGGGGCTTGACCGGGTCGCGGGCGGCTCCGCCGCGGTCCGCATCAGCCTGCGGGCCCGGAACCTCAAATCGCCGGTCGTACGGGAGGACCTGGCCTACGACGTCGGCGACATCGCCACGGCCGCTGCGCTCGACATCCCCGCGGCGACGCAGCTGCTCTTCACCAACTTCTTCAGCGAGCTCGACCCGGTCGACATGACGGTCGACGTCGCCGTGACCACCAAAACCAACATGGCGCTGCTCGTGGGCGCGCGGCCGAACCTCCGGACGGTGCACCCCGGCGACCGCGTGCAGATCGAGGTGCGGGTACGGCCGTTCGGCGGCGAGCAGGCCGAGACCCGGACGGTCACGTTTACGGTGCCCAAGGACTTCCCGGAGGGCGCGGCGTTTCTGCTCGTCGGCACCGCGGGCTCGCTCAACGATTCGTCGTTGCCCGCGGACAAGTTCCAGGCGCTCGTCGCGGCCGAGAGCACGCCGAGCGGCGCCGAATCGCTCCAAGCCGCGATCGACCAGTTCGAGAATGAGGGCAAGAACACGGACCTGATCATTCAGCTGGTGCCGGAGGCTGTGCTGACGGCGGTGGGCGCCAACGCGAATCCCAGCTTCGAGTCGCCGGCGGGCACCACGCTCGAGACCGACTGGGTCGTGCTCGGCAAGTATCAAATTCCGATGACCGTGAAGGGGAGCGTGCCGTGA